From Solidesulfovibrio carbinoliphilus subsp. oakridgensis, the proteins below share one genomic window:
- a CDS encoding DsrE family protein produces the protein MIVASETEAGLVVLWVTRDREAALNMALMYAKNSRLQGWWDRVHLLVWGPSADLLAYDREIQDEVAACREAGVEAFACRACAERYGVADKLAGLGLTVLYAGEPLTRYLKDGWKVVSV, from the coding sequence ATGATTGTCGCAAGCGAAACCGAGGCCGGGCTCGTGGTCCTGTGGGTCACGCGCGACCGCGAGGCCGCCCTCAACATGGCGCTAATGTATGCGAAAAATTCCAGGCTCCAGGGCTGGTGGGACCGGGTGCATCTGCTCGTGTGGGGCCCTTCGGCCGATCTGCTCGCCTATGACCGGGAGATCCAGGACGAGGTGGCCGCCTGCCGTGAGGCCGGGGTCGAGGCCTTCGCCTGCCGGGCCTGCGCCGAACGCTACGGCGTGGCCGACAAGCTGGCCGGCCTCGGCCTTACGGTCCTCTACGCCGGCGAACCCCTGACCCGGTACCTCAAGGACGGCTGGAAGGTCGTAAGCGTGTAG
- a CDS encoding enoyl-CoA hydratase/isomerase family protein, which produces MEVATSLVTDNEFFSSERQGQLLIVRGKPHFTRHARDLKKIDTFFDHLEIIAHTDQVNVVVFLGCPEKAGATETMEFFDHFLTSRREDYLIQRLFNLVNNYTVTMAGLDKVTIHADTGHISLFHLNVSLACDYRIVTRNTVFENGFAEVGTIPKGGSGYFLSRMLGAGKTAEILQWPRFTAEEALTLGIVDKIVPGAKLEEEALKIANFYQEPQVSTMLSIRKLLKSDINELRRSLETEDMLILNRVNSPEFKVAMQNRMAARAKGRQAAE; this is translated from the coding sequence ATGGAAGTCGCCACAAGCCTTGTCACGGACAACGAGTTTTTTTCCTCGGAACGCCAGGGGCAGCTGCTGATCGTGCGGGGAAAGCCGCATTTCACCCGCCACGCCCGGGACCTCAAAAAGATCGACACCTTCTTCGACCACCTGGAGATCATCGCCCACACCGACCAGGTCAACGTCGTGGTCTTCCTCGGCTGCCCGGAAAAAGCCGGGGCCACCGAGACCATGGAGTTTTTCGACCACTTCCTCACGTCCCGGCGCGAGGACTACCTGATCCAGCGGCTTTTCAACCTGGTCAACAACTACACCGTGACCATGGCCGGCCTCGACAAGGTCACCATCCACGCCGACACGGGCCACATTTCGCTGTTCCACCTGAACGTCAGCCTGGCCTGCGACTACCGCATCGTCACCCGGAACACGGTTTTCGAAAACGGGTTCGCCGAGGTCGGCACCATCCCCAAGGGCGGCAGCGGCTATTTCCTGTCCCGGATGCTCGGGGCGGGCAAGACGGCCGAGATCCTGCAATGGCCCCGGTTCACGGCCGAAGAGGCGCTGACGCTTGGCATCGTGGACAAGATCGTGCCCGGGGCCAAGCTCGAGGAAGAGGCGCTCAAAATCGCCAACTTCTACCAGGAGCCGCAGGTCTCGACCATGCTTTCCATCCGCAAGCTCTTGAAAAGCGACATCAACGAGCTGCGGCGGTCGCTTGAAACCGAGGACATGCTGATTTTGAACCGCGTCAATTCGCCGGAGTTCAAGGTCGCCATGCAAAACCGGATGGCCGCCCGGGCGAAAGGCCGGCAGGCCGCCGAATAG
- a CDS encoding flavin reductase family protein: MKVSIGPKTMALPTPTWLVGTYDADGKPNLMTAAWGGICCSKPPCLTVSLQKPRHSYAAIMERQAYTVSVPSESQAAQADYCGIVSGRDHDKFERLGWTPVRSELVDAPYVAECPLTIECKVVHVKDLGMHTLFVGEILDVKVDEAAMKEGNPDPTLIRPMIYSPSDRSYYGLGRLLGQGFSIGKEFK; the protein is encoded by the coding sequence ATGAAAGTATCCATCGGCCCCAAGACCATGGCCCTGCCGACCCCGACCTGGCTGGTCGGCACCTACGACGCCGACGGCAAGCCCAACCTCATGACCGCGGCCTGGGGCGGCATCTGCTGTTCCAAGCCCCCGTGTCTGACCGTCTCCCTGCAAAAGCCCCGGCATTCCTATGCCGCCATCATGGAGCGGCAAGCCTACACCGTGAGCGTGCCCTCCGAGTCCCAGGCCGCCCAGGCCGACTACTGCGGCATCGTGTCCGGCCGCGACCACGACAAGTTCGAACGCCTCGGCTGGACGCCGGTCAGGAGCGAACTGGTGGACGCGCCCTACGTGGCCGAATGCCCGCTGACCATCGAATGCAAGGTGGTCCACGTCAAAGACCTCGGCATGCACACCCTGTTCGTCGGCGAGATCCTGGACGTCAAGGTCGACGAGGCGGCCATGAAGGAGGGCAATCCCGATCCGACGTTGATAAGGCCCATGATCTACTCTCCTTCCGACCGCAGCTACTACGGTCTCGGCCGGCTTCTCGGCCAGGGCTTTTCCATTGGTAAGGAGTTTAAATAA
- a CDS encoding bifunctional acetate--CoA ligase family protein/GNAT family N-acetyltransferase: protein MSARSLDALFRPNSVAVIGASTDPRHVGAVIMKNLLGGKFLGPVMPVNPALDAISGVLCYKSVDTLPLTPDLGVIATDPESVPEYLRDLGRRGVGAAVVLPPGWAKMPREAKRALQERMLEAAAPSGIRILGPSGLGLVVPGIGLNCSLASSDALPGRIAFISQSASLFSAVLDWARTKGIGFSHILSLGDRVDLKYADILDYMAQDPNTRSILLYVESITDARSFMSASRAAARNKPVLVIKPGRRLWSVFPPDPDEGRDEVYDEAFRRAGMLRVGEIDALFDAAQTLARSKPLRGENLAILTNGGSIGIMAADALLEGGGSLAAYDAEATTALSALLGPNWLRHGVVDMSFDAAPADYAAALRALLRAPDVSAVLVIHVPFPGVSADEAATAMAEVLSKTNRTILACWMGYDPAGGEALKILNAAGVPTYETPDQAVSAFVHLLRYRKNQELLMEMPASLPSEYAPDPDAARAVVERAFAEGRLTLTDPEAKEVLGYYGVRAVASHLTEDVDDAVAAADALGYPVAVKIVSPDIPQPFDVGGIVLDVAGPEAVREAAEAVRKRALAHVPEAHIEGYVIQEMGRRAGAHEVTIKARVDPVFGPYIIFGQGGLAARVTRDKAVALTPLNMSLARDLVFRTRVAATLRGASGQPGVDPEVSPGVDIDALCLTLNQVSQCVADLERIAAIDLNPVLSHPGGVTVIGAGIRLTAEAEPDAHRLAIRPYPRELEECVTLKNGRHVLLRPIRPEDEPAHFQFFKHLSPEDLRFRFFGVVRELTHTEMAKLTQIDYEREMAFIATAPDADGRPETLGVVRASTRPDNSSAEFAVIARSDLKGLGLGRLLMEKIIRYCKARGTRLLTGQALMENGGMQGLAEKLGFSVVRNYDEEVAEMRLPLNEPAPGGAARP, encoded by the coding sequence TTGAGCGCCCGAAGCCTTGACGCCCTGTTTCGACCCAATTCCGTGGCCGTTATCGGCGCGTCCACCGATCCCCGCCATGTCGGGGCGGTGATCATGAAAAACCTGCTCGGCGGCAAGTTCCTCGGCCCCGTCATGCCGGTCAACCCGGCCCTGGACGCCATTTCCGGGGTCCTTTGCTACAAGTCCGTGGACACCCTGCCGCTGACCCCGGACCTCGGCGTCATCGCCACCGACCCCGAGTCCGTGCCCGAATACCTGCGCGACCTGGGGCGGCGCGGCGTCGGCGCGGCCGTCGTCCTGCCCCCGGGCTGGGCCAAGATGCCGCGCGAGGCCAAGCGGGCCTTGCAAGAGAGGATGCTCGAGGCCGCGGCCCCGTCGGGCATCCGCATCCTCGGGCCCTCGGGCCTGGGCCTCGTGGTGCCGGGCATCGGGCTCAACTGTTCCCTGGCCTCCTCCGACGCCCTGCCCGGCCGCATCGCCTTCATTTCCCAGTCCGCCTCGCTTTTCTCCGCGGTCCTCGACTGGGCCCGGACCAAGGGCATCGGCTTTTCCCACATCCTGTCGCTTGGCGACCGGGTGGACCTCAAGTACGCCGACATCCTCGACTACATGGCCCAGGACCCCAACACCCGTTCGATCCTTCTTTACGTCGAGTCCATCACCGACGCCCGGTCGTTCATGAGCGCCTCCCGGGCCGCGGCCCGAAACAAGCCCGTCCTGGTCATAAAACCCGGCCGCCGGCTCTGGTCCGTCTTTCCGCCCGATCCGGACGAGGGCCGCGACGAGGTCTACGACGAGGCCTTCCGCCGGGCCGGCATGCTGCGGGTGGGGGAGATCGACGCCCTTTTCGACGCGGCCCAGACCCTTGCCCGGTCAAAGCCCCTTCGCGGCGAGAACCTGGCCATCCTGACCAACGGCGGCTCCATCGGCATCATGGCCGCCGACGCCCTGCTCGAAGGCGGCGGGTCGCTCGCCGCCTACGACGCCGAGGCGACCACCGCCCTGTCCGCCCTCCTTGGACCCAACTGGCTGCGCCACGGCGTGGTGGACATGAGCTTCGACGCCGCCCCGGCCGACTACGCCGCCGCCCTGCGGGCCCTCTTGCGCGCCCCGGACGTGAGCGCCGTGCTGGTCATCCACGTGCCCTTTCCCGGGGTGTCGGCCGACGAGGCGGCCACGGCCATGGCCGAGGTCCTGTCCAAGACCAACCGGACGATCCTGGCCTGCTGGATGGGCTACGACCCGGCCGGAGGCGAGGCGCTGAAAATCCTAAACGCCGCCGGCGTGCCCACCTACGAGACTCCGGACCAGGCCGTTTCGGCCTTTGTCCACCTGCTTCGCTACCGCAAGAACCAGGAACTTTTGATGGAGATGCCGGCCAGCCTGCCCTCGGAATACGCGCCTGATCCGGACGCGGCCCGGGCCGTGGTGGAGCGGGCCTTTGCCGAGGGCCGGCTGACCCTGACCGATCCCGAAGCCAAGGAGGTCCTCGGCTACTACGGCGTGCGGGCGGTCGCCTCGCACCTGACCGAGGACGTGGACGACGCCGTGGCCGCGGCCGACGCCCTGGGCTATCCGGTGGCCGTCAAGATCGTCTCCCCGGACATTCCCCAGCCCTTTGACGTGGGCGGCATCGTCCTCGACGTGGCCGGGCCCGAGGCCGTGCGCGAGGCGGCCGAGGCCGTGCGCAAGCGGGCCCTGGCCCATGTGCCGGAGGCCCATATCGAGGGCTACGTCATCCAGGAAATGGGCCGCCGGGCCGGGGCCCACGAGGTCACCATCAAGGCCCGGGTGGACCCGGTCTTTGGGCCCTACATCATTTTCGGCCAGGGGGGCCTCGCCGCCCGAGTCACCCGGGACAAGGCCGTGGCGCTCACCCCGCTCAACATGTCCCTGGCCCGGGATCTCGTCTTTCGCACCCGCGTGGCCGCCACCCTTCGCGGCGCGTCCGGCCAGCCGGGCGTGGACCCGGAGGTGAGCCCCGGGGTCGACATCGACGCCCTGTGCCTGACCTTGAACCAGGTCTCCCAGTGCGTGGCCGACCTCGAACGCATCGCGGCCATCGACCTGAACCCTGTGCTCAGCCACCCGGGCGGGGTCACGGTCATCGGCGCGGGCATCAGGCTTACCGCCGAGGCCGAGCCCGACGCCCACCGCCTGGCCATCCGGCCCTATCCGCGCGAACTCGAGGAGTGCGTGACGCTCAAAAACGGCCGCCACGTCCTTTTGCGCCCCATCCGGCCCGAGGACGAGCCGGCCCATTTCCAATTTTTCAAGCACCTTTCGCCCGAGGACCTGCGTTTCCGGTTTTTCGGCGTGGTGCGCGAGCTGACCCACACCGAAATGGCCAAGCTGACCCAGATCGACTACGAGCGGGAGATGGCGTTTATTGCCACGGCCCCGGACGCCGACGGCAGGCCCGAGACGCTTGGCGTGGTGCGGGCCTCGACCCGGCCGGACAATTCCTCGGCCGAATTCGCGGTCATCGCCCGTTCCGACCTCAAGGGCCTGGGACTTGGCCGGCTCCTGATGGAAAAGATCATCCGCTACTGCAAGGCCCGGGGCACGCGTCTGCTGACCGGACAGGCGCTCATGGAAAATGGCGGCATGCAGGGCCTGGCCGAAAAGCTCGGCTTCTCCGTGGTGCGCAACTACGACGAGGAAGTGGCCGAGATGCGCCTGCCCCTAAACGAGCCCGCCCCCGGCGGGGCCGCCCGGCCCTGA
- a CDS encoding flavin reductase family protein: MEKMKVDPDLLPPMPMTLVGATVEGRANFMAAAWVTRVGHKPPLIGVAINHRQWTGQGIRQTGAFSVCLPGRDLLEKADYCGLVSGRNVDKAALFDVFYGDLGNAPMIRECPVCLEVSLTQTVEFEHHAFFIGEIKAGWADGEVLTAGRPDVDKYKPLLLTMPDNRYHALGPVVAQAWSVGKALKKGTDHESSGD, from the coding sequence ATGGAGAAAATGAAGGTCGATCCCGACCTCTTGCCCCCCATGCCCATGACCCTGGTCGGGGCTACGGTCGAGGGCCGGGCCAACTTCATGGCTGCGGCCTGGGTGACGCGGGTCGGGCACAAGCCGCCGCTGATCGGCGTGGCCATCAACCACCGCCAGTGGACCGGCCAGGGCATCCGCCAGACCGGCGCGTTTTCCGTCTGCCTGCCCGGCCGGGACCTCCTGGAAAAGGCCGACTACTGCGGCCTGGTTTCCGGCCGCAACGTCGACAAGGCCGCGCTCTTCGACGTCTTCTACGGCGACCTCGGCAACGCGCCCATGATCCGGGAGTGCCCGGTGTGCCTGGAGGTCAGCCTGACCCAGACGGTGGAGTTCGAGCACCACGCCTTTTTCATCGGCGAGATCAAGGCCGGCTGGGCTGACGGGGAGGTCCTGACGGCCGGCCGGCCGGACGTGGACAAGTACAAACCCCTTCTCCTCACCATGCCCGACAACCGCTACCACGCGCTCGGCCCGGTCGTGGCCCAGGCCTGGAGCGTGGGCAAAGCCCTCAAGAAAGGAACGGACCATGAAAGTTCTGGCGATTAA
- a CDS encoding AraC family transcriptional regulator, which produces MAIFRTAPALDRLPRPVYPRSETLPAGSVSHAHSHPFGQLSFAGVGVLLVRTQAGSHVAPPQRAVWVPPGLAHQVATSNPAEMRSLYVSPDQNVFNPPRCLVLSVTPLARELILAVAALPPLYDAAGADGRLVAVLLDQLAVLPEAGFSLPWPKDPRLAALCQALADAPDDTRTATAWARTAGMTERTLGRIFLAETGLTFGAWRRRTRLLAALSLLEAGTSVTATGLECGYESTSAFIAAFREAFGVTPGAFGRGV; this is translated from the coding sequence ATGGCCATTTTTCGCACCGCCCCTGCCCTCGACCGGCTGCCCCGGCCCGTCTATCCCCGCAGCGAGACCCTGCCCGCCGGTTCCGTGTCCCACGCCCACAGCCACCCCTTTGGCCAGCTCTCCTTTGCTGGCGTCGGCGTGCTCCTGGTGCGGACCCAGGCCGGCAGCCATGTGGCCCCGCCCCAGCGGGCCGTGTGGGTGCCACCCGGCCTAGCCCACCAGGTGGCCACCTCCAACCCGGCCGAAATGCGAAGCCTCTACGTCTCCCCGGACCAGAACGTCTTCAACCCGCCCCGCTGCCTGGTCCTGTCCGTCACGCCCCTGGCCCGGGAACTGATCCTGGCCGTGGCCGCCCTGCCGCCGCTCTACGACGCGGCCGGAGCCGACGGACGCCTCGTGGCCGTGCTCCTCGACCAGCTGGCCGTCCTGCCCGAAGCCGGCTTCAGCCTGCCCTGGCCCAAAGACCCGCGCCTGGCCGCCCTGTGCCAGGCCCTGGCCGACGCCCCGGACGACACCCGCACCGCCACGGCCTGGGCCAGGACCGCCGGCATGACCGAACGGACGCTTGGCCGCATCTTTCTCGCCGAAACCGGCCTCACCTTCGGCGCCTGGCGACGCCGCACCCGGCTGCTGGCCGCCCTGTCCCTGCTCGAAGCCGGCACAAGCGTCACCGCCACCGGCCTCGAATGCGGCTACGAGTCCACCTCCGCCTTCATCGCGGCGTTTCGGGAAGCCTTCGGCGTCACGCCCGGGGCGTTCGGGCGGGGTGTGTAA
- a CDS encoding NAD(P)H-dependent glycerol-3-phosphate dehydrogenase, producing MKMAVIGGGSWGTTLADLLAKKGHEARLWVREPAVMNEIRTTGENSWYLPGRKLAENLEVSTDAAAVSEGVRHFIFAVPCQFIRNAYQRFQKYLPKSPVVICASKGIELDSLMTMSQVCDDALGSSKPRFAMLSGPSFAYEVIREMPTAVTLACKDKKAGKEVQEALSTPYFRVYTASDVPGVELGGAIKNIIAIAAGVADGLGFGGNARAALITRGLHEMSRLGKAMGGDRQTFMGLSGMGDLVLTCTGDLSRNRQVGLRLAKGQKLLDILAEMKMVAEGVKTTEAVHALREKVGVEMPITEQVYAILYKDKDPGQAVYDLMTRALKDE from the coding sequence ATGAAAATGGCGGTCATAGGCGGCGGCAGCTGGGGCACCACCCTGGCCGACCTGCTGGCCAAGAAAGGGCACGAGGCCAGGCTCTGGGTCCGCGAACCGGCGGTCATGAACGAAATCCGGACCACGGGCGAAAACTCCTGGTACCTGCCCGGGCGCAAGCTCGCGGAAAACCTGGAGGTCAGCACCGACGCGGCAGCCGTGTCGGAAGGGGTCAGGCATTTCATCTTCGCCGTGCCCTGCCAGTTCATTCGCAACGCCTACCAGCGGTTCCAGAAATACCTGCCCAAAAGCCCGGTCGTCATCTGCGCCAGCAAGGGCATCGAGCTCGACAGCCTGATGACCATGTCCCAGGTCTGCGACGACGCCCTGGGTTCGTCCAAACCCCGTTTCGCCATGCTGTCCGGCCCGTCGTTCGCCTACGAGGTCATCCGCGAGATGCCGACCGCGGTGACGCTGGCCTGCAAGGACAAGAAAGCCGGCAAGGAAGTCCAGGAGGCCCTGTCCACGCCCTATTTCCGGGTCTACACCGCCTCGGACGTGCCGGGCGTGGAGCTTGGCGGCGCGATCAAGAACATCATCGCCATCGCCGCCGGCGTGGCCGACGGGCTGGGATTCGGCGGCAACGCCCGGGCGGCGCTCATCACCCGGGGGCTGCACGAGATGAGCCGGCTCGGCAAGGCCATGGGCGGCGACCGCCAGACCTTCATGGGCCTGTCCGGCATGGGCGACCTGGTCCTGACCTGCACCGGCGACCTGTCCCGCAACCGGCAGGTCGGCCTGCGCCTGGCCAAGGGGCAAAAGCTCCTCGATATCCTGGCCGAGATGAAGATGGTGGCCGAGGGGGTCAAGACCACCGAGGCCGTCCACGCCCTGCGCGAGAAAGTCGGCGTGGAAATGCCCATCACCGAGCAGGTCTACGCCATCCTCTACAAGGACAAGGACCCTGGCCAGGCCGTTTATGACCTGATGACCCGGGCCCTCAAGGACGAATAA
- a CDS encoding SpoIIE family protein phosphatase, which translates to MLRMAVGHAKCLDPDCAARGAAESCRQGLGGRDPVGLLLFVGVSYDHAAILERIESVFPGVPLVGTTSAGEMSAAGGTSDDSVLLVAFGGEGVGCVTGLARDAAGPETTPGEAARAALEAVRPRLAGPPALCLTFPDGARGGVQAFSQALAEGLGQGCPVLGGLSARHASEHLPKRQFHGREVLTEGAPFLILTGNVPAIQRLSRGWRPVGSLARVTGVTGSVVRRIGDRTALGFYRHYLGPRAEPALELPLAVMCEKYKDFILRVPHFFSEDDGSIEFPGGVPEGAMVQLAEATRPEMLADIRQLAKGLAREAAGLPPAGVLIFSCATRKDILGTKSVVEIEAMRDALPPGTPIAGFYCQGEVGTTGPGMPLHLQNGTMVALVLGGEQSSPALVAKGSELPCPAGEVEGLLRENRSLNRALSRALEYRERLEAQKERSQSLMRTINQEINEARLEIQRKNELLRQALALAEEVQRNLLPQAAPGLPGFDIAGTSLYSDETGGDYFDFIHTQNEDHGRFAVIIGDVTGHGIAAALLMTTARAFLRMRSFQPGSLAAVMDDVNKLLCADLADSGRFMTLFYLAIDVERKRLHWVRAGHDPIILYDAETGLVSDIPDKGGPPLGIVTDARYAENSADGMLPGQVALLATDGLWEARNGSGEMFGKERVRELLGRHNGESAADIVTSVLAGLKAFLGDVPAEDDVTLVAIKVLPEEADGQPEG; encoded by the coding sequence ATGTTGCGCATGGCTGTCGGGCACGCCAAATGTCTGGATCCGGATTGCGCGGCCCGGGGCGCGGCAGAGTCCTGCCGGCAGGGCCTCGGCGGCCGCGATCCGGTCGGCCTGCTGCTCTTTGTCGGCGTCAGCTATGACCACGCGGCCATCCTCGAACGGATCGAATCCGTCTTTCCGGGCGTGCCGCTGGTCGGCACCACCAGCGCCGGCGAGATGTCGGCCGCCGGCGGCACCAGCGACGATTCCGTGCTGCTGGTCGCCTTTGGCGGCGAGGGCGTCGGCTGCGTCACGGGCCTGGCCCGGGACGCAGCCGGCCCGGAGACGACCCCCGGGGAAGCGGCCCGGGCCGCCCTGGAGGCGGTCCGTCCCCGGCTGGCCGGGCCCCCGGCCCTGTGCCTGACCTTTCCGGACGGGGCCCGCGGCGGGGTGCAGGCCTTCAGCCAGGCCCTGGCCGAGGGCCTTGGCCAGGGTTGCCCGGTCCTTGGCGGCCTGTCCGCCCGGCACGCCTCCGAGCACCTGCCCAAGCGCCAGTTTCACGGCCGCGAGGTCCTGACCGAGGGCGCGCCGTTTCTCATCCTGACCGGCAACGTGCCGGCCATCCAGCGCCTGTCCCGGGGCTGGCGGCCGGTGGGGAGCCTGGCCCGGGTGACCGGGGTGACCGGCAGCGTGGTCAGGCGCATCGGCGACCGCACGGCCCTCGGCTTTTACCGCCACTACCTCGGCCCCCGGGCCGAGCCGGCCCTCGAGCTGCCGCTCGCCGTCATGTGCGAGAAATACAAGGATTTCATCCTGCGCGTGCCGCACTTTTTCAGCGAGGACGACGGCAGCATCGAATTTCCGGGCGGCGTGCCCGAAGGAGCCATGGTCCAGCTGGCCGAGGCCACCCGGCCGGAAATGCTGGCCGACATCCGCCAGCTGGCCAAGGGCCTGGCCCGGGAGGCGGCGGGCCTGCCGCCGGCCGGGGTGCTCATTTTTTCCTGCGCCACCCGCAAGGACATCCTCGGCACCAAGTCGGTGGTGGAAATCGAGGCCATGCGGGACGCCCTGCCGCCCGGCACGCCCATCGCCGGGTTCTACTGCCAGGGCGAGGTCGGGACCACCGGGCCCGGCATGCCGCTGCACCTCCAAAACGGCACCATGGTGGCCCTGGTCCTTGGCGGCGAGCAGTCCTCCCCGGCCCTGGTGGCAAAGGGGAGCGAACTGCCGTGCCCGGCCGGCGAGGTCGAAGGCCTTCTGCGGGAAAACCGCTCCCTGAACCGGGCCCTGTCCCGGGCCCTGGAGTACCGGGAACGCCTGGAAGCCCAGAAGGAGCGGTCCCAGTCCCTCATGCGGACCATCAACCAGGAGATCAACGAGGCGCGGCTCGAAATCCAGCGCAAAAACGAACTCTTGCGCCAGGCCCTGGCCCTGGCCGAGGAGGTGCAGCGAAACCTGCTCCCCCAGGCCGCGCCCGGGCTTCCCGGCTTCGACATCGCCGGCACGAGCCTTTACAGCGACGAAACCGGCGGCGACTATTTCGATTTCATCCACACCCAAAACGAGGACCACGGCCGGTTCGCGGTCATCATCGGCGACGTGACCGGGCATGGGATCGCGGCGGCGCTCCTTATGACCACGGCCCGGGCCTTTTTGCGCATGCGCTCCTTCCAGCCGGGGTCGCTGGCCGCGGTCATGGACGACGTCAACAAGCTCCTCTGCGCCGATCTGGCCGATTCCGGCCGGTTCATGACCCTTTTCTACCTGGCCATCGACGTCGAGCGAAAGCGTCTCCACTGGGTCCGGGCCGGGCATGACCCCATCATCCTCTACGACGCCGAAACGGGGCTTGTGAGCGACATCCCGGACAAGGGCGGCCCGCCGCTCGGCATCGTGACCGACGCCCGCTACGCCGAGAACAGCGCCGACGGCATGCTTCCCGGGCAGGTGGCCCTTCTGGCCACCGACGGCCTGTGGGAGGCGCGAAACGGTTCCGGCGAAATGTTCGGCAAGGAGCGGGTGCGGGAGCTCCTTGGCCGCCACAACGGCGAGAGCGCGGCCGACATCGTGACCTCGGTCCTGGCGGGCCTCAAGGCCTTTCTGGGCGACGTCCCGGCCGAGGACGACGTGACCCTGGTCGCCATCAAGGTCCTGCCCGAGGAGGCGGACGGCCAGCCGGAAGGCTAG
- a CDS encoding flavodoxin family protein produces the protein MKVLAINGSARKDGNTAIMLRTAMVELEAEGIETELVQLHGKVIQGCIACMQCWEKKDGHCALKKDMLNEILDKMVAADGMLIGSPTYFANVSSNIKSIIDRAGMVALANDSLLARKVGAAVVAVRRGGAIHVFNSINHFYFINQMVVPGSSYWNLGRGLEPGDVEKDDEGLLTMQNLGKNMAWVLKKLHA, from the coding sequence ATGAAAGTTCTGGCGATTAACGGCAGCGCCCGAAAGGACGGCAACACGGCCATCATGCTGCGCACGGCCATGGTCGAGCTCGAGGCCGAAGGCATCGAGACCGAGCTCGTGCAGCTCCACGGCAAGGTCATCCAGGGCTGCATCGCCTGCATGCAGTGCTGGGAGAAAAAAGACGGCCACTGCGCGCTCAAAAAGGACATGTTAAACGAAATCCTGGACAAGATGGTCGCGGCCGACGGCATGCTGATCGGCTCGCCCACCTATTTCGCCAACGTGTCGAGCAATATCAAATCCATCATCGACCGGGCCGGCATGGTGGCCCTGGCCAACGACTCCCTGCTGGCCCGCAAGGTCGGGGCGGCGGTGGTGGCCGTGCGGCGCGGCGGGGCCATCCATGTCTTCAACTCCATCAACCACTTCTATTTCATCAACCAGATGGTGGTGCCGGGGTCGAGCTACTGGAATCTTGGCCGGGGCCTTGAGCCGGGCGATGTGGAAAAAGACGACGAAGGTCTCCTGACCATGCAGAACCTGGGCAAGAACATGGCCTGGGTGCTCAAGAAGCTGCACGCCTGA
- a CDS encoding Lrp/AsnC family transcriptional regulator, with protein MDEDTVGTELSRLDREILRRVQDSLPDSATPYADIAAAVGTDEAHVLDLLSRLAASGEIRRFGATLKHQKAGFGANVMVAWYVPEEDVDRIGALLSKRPEVSHCYHRKNCLEWPYNLYTMVHGRSAEACQQVVTAMSEAAGLDDYAMLFSLKELKKVSMRYF; from the coding sequence ATGGACGAGGATACAGTGGGGACGGAGCTTTCGCGGCTCGACAGGGAGATTCTCCGGCGGGTGCAGGACTCGCTGCCGGACTCGGCCACGCCCTATGCCGACATCGCGGCGGCCGTGGGCACGGACGAGGCCCATGTGCTGGACCTCTTGTCGCGCCTGGCCGCGTCCGGCGAGATCCGCCGGTTCGGGGCCACGCTCAAGCACCAGAAGGCCGGGTTCGGGGCCAACGTCATGGTGGCCTGGTACGTGCCCGAGGAGGATGTGGACCGCATCGGCGCGCTTCTGTCGAAGCGGCCCGAGGTCAGCCACTGCTACCATCGGAAAAACTGCCTGGAATGGCCGTACAACCTGTACACCATGGTCCACGGCCGCTCGGCCGAGGCCTGCCAGCAGGTGGTCACGGCCATGAGCGAGGCCGCCGGCCTCGACGACTACGCCATGCTTTTTAGCCTCAAGGAACTCAAGAAGGTCAGCATGCGGTATTTCTAG